A single Luteitalea sp. DNA region contains:
- the rpmB gene encoding 50S ribosomal protein L28 gives MSKRCEICGKGPAFGRNISHAHNVTSRRFHPNLQSVRAVIAGATRRIRVCTRCLRSNKVVKAA, from the coding sequence ATGTCGAAACGGTGTGAAATCTGCGGGAAGGGGCCGGCATTCGGTCGTAACATCAGCCATGCCCACAACGTGACGTCGCGGCGGTTCCACCCGAACCTGCAGAGCGTCCGGGCGGTCATCGCGGGTGCGACACGGCGCATCCGCGTCTGCACGCGCTGTCTGCGCTCCAACAAGGTGGTCAAAGCAGCGTAG